Below is a genomic region from Drosophila albomicans strain 15112-1751.03 chromosome 2R, ASM965048v2, whole genome shotgun sequence.
GGTATCTTTAGCTGTCCATGCGCCCAGTCCTTGGAGCCTCCACTCGAGGGATAGATGGTCTCATAGATGCTGCCACTCTTGTAGACGCGTCCACTTATCTCCTTAATGCGATCCGATGCCTTCTGACCAATCTCCTTGAGATCCGAATAGTTCTCCACACGTTCCGCCGAATGACCATAGGGAAACATGATCAGTTGGGAGTAACTATGGAGTGCCAGATAAGTGCGAACGCGATCTGACTCAGCTCGTGCCTCGAGAAATTGAATTATGCGTTGGGTTTCCACTTCACTGGCGGCCGATGGACCTGAGAAATCATAATGACAGGGGTTGCCACTGGCTCCTGTGCTGTTCCAGCTCAATGGAAAGTTACGATTTAAGTCCACACCACGACAGATGCCAAAGAGATTGCGATTCTTGCGCCACATGCGATCCCCATTGAAAGTGTATTGATACCCATCTGGATTCACCGCGGGAAAGATAAACCAATTGTGAGAGCGTGCCAAGGATTTCACTGCAGGATCAGTGGCGTGGAGCAACTGATCGATGAAGTAGGTGGCCGTCGCAGGAGCAATCCATTCGCGGGCATGGATGCCGCTCTCGACGAACACACTGGTGACGTTTTCCAAACCAAAGGCTATGCGCACTCCCTTTATGGGCAGTCCTTGAGTGCTTGATCCCAAATCCAATACCGTAACCACTCCCGGGTGATCTTGAGCCTGCTTTTCTAGCCAACCATAAATGCTTTCCAGCTGGAAGAAACGCTTCCAATCGAACTCTGCAGCAGGCGTGTTATTGGGAGCAACCTCAGCATAGCTAGCATCTATCAGCTCCTGAAAGTTATAGTTTAGGATACGGTGGCTCACGTTGTAGCTATGCAGCAGATCATCGAAGTCAGCCACCTTCTGTCCAGCCACCATTATAGTTAGCTTCTGTCCAGGAGCGCGCGCATGTCCCATAAAGCTGCACGAGTCGCTTGCGGCTTCCAGTGATTGGAATAGCTTCACTTGTTCAGCTGTGGCCAGCTCTACATTATAGATACGGGTGTAATCGTAACGCGCTTGCACTggaacatttgttgttgctgaagtTGACGAGGAATCCACTCCCAATGCACATTGGCTGGACTTGGTGCAGAAATTAGCAGCCCAAGCAGTGGGCACAAGCACTGTTAGTAATAACAGCAGCGGATGGAGGTACATCTTCACTCTGCGACAGACGAAACCACTTTAGATTTCTAATCTGCCCTGCGGCTATCAACGTAACCTTTAAGAGAGGCTTTTTGCCATTagtgtgggtgtgtatgtgATAACGCATATGTATAGGTGAGCATGGATGATTAGAGCACTGGCATGATATGCAAAAGCAACGGCAATAAACAGATGACAGGCAAAAACaatagaattttaatatttaagtttgCTTCTGTATGTGTATCATTTGTTTATCAATGGAACAATGTGTTAATACGAGACATTCCGAATAATGTGTAATGATTTAATTCGACATAGAAATCGAGCTAACTTATTTAAACTTATTGGTAATATCCACGCTTCTgaattcaacaatttcaaattgaatttgcgcCCGCGCATAATGTATTACATACATGTAGCAGCCCTGGTTAATCATAGTGAGCTCagctgttttgtgttgttcatAGAAAggatacattttaaaataccaaCACTTACCACAAcgttttttcggtatttttaagTGTGAtcaaacactcacactcactatGCGCGAATGGTCAAAAGTACCGTTAATTTTTTTGGTTCGCGAATTTTTACGCTGGTTTTAACGAAATACATATTAAGCACTGAGAGGAACGCTCTCGAATAGAAACATAAAACAATACTTACCTCAACGATTGTTCGTTGTCTTTGGAGGCTTGAtacactcactctctctgcgTATGACCAAAAGTACcgttaaattttttgtttgatcTTGCATTTTTACGCTggttttaaagaaattttaaccACTGGGAGGAAGGcactcaaaatgaaatataaaacaaatcagAGGCGACTAGATTTTTGTATAAAACGCACTTTTTAAAATGACGCCCGTTTTCTGTTCACGCGTTGTGCAAATTTATCGGAATATCTGTTGAAGTGTAGCCAGCTGACAGCTATcgatatttttctgttttggtatattttatcgactttgcattgtttattattgtcaAAAGCTTCAATGCATCGATAGTGCAATCCAATGGACTCACAATTTGATAATGCAGAGTAAGATAAACAGTGTTATAACCAAAATTAGATTGTAAACTTACCTTTTCTGCTAGCGAACACTATTGGAATCGCTCCTCGAGGGCAGCCTTTAGCttcgacgatgacgacgatgacatAGATGTTGCCGATGGCCATGGTGCAGCAAGAGCATCTGCGGGACACACGAAGCTGAGCACGAAACACGAAAATAATGCAATCTTCAACGATGACACTATTTCTGAGGCCAGTTTCGACAACAGCGCGGCGCTGGGAACCCTCAACCATCTCTCGATTAAGGCGATACTAAGTGATGAGGCGCTTCAGTTAGTACTGCAGGAACAAACCTTGGATGATCACGTCATGCCCAAAGGCGTAACTCCCGAGGAAGAGCTCAAGCTGCTCCGTCGTCAAATACAGAGCACGCTCTACAGTCCCAATCTGGAGGCGACCACCCAGAAGCTACTTCACGGCAAAGTGGCGCCATTGGAAATGTTCAAGTCACTGCTGGAAAAACAACAGCTTCTGGACAAGGCCCTGGCTAACGGTGGCGATGCCGTGATTGGTGTGCTGCTCTTCCTCAAGCGCACACTGAACACCACTCAATTCCATGGCATACTGGAGCAGCGGCCCAAGGCGCTGGAACATTATCTCAGCTATCTGCGTCAAAGTGGAGACCTAAGCAGCTACATTGAGACGCTGCAACGATTTGGCCGCCACCAGGAAGCAGCTCTCCAGCAGTTCCAAGCTGCCATGGCCTGCTCTGGCATCGCAGCAcgcaagcagcagctgcaacgtCTCATCGATGCCTATGCCAAGGCCGGAGTGGGCGTTATTCCGCTCTACGAGCAAGTCTTTCATGCCGCGCTCAAGCTGCAGTTGCTTCAGGAAAAGGAAGGCTTAACGCATCAGTTTGGTGAGCATGCCACTCCCATTGAGCTGCTCTACGTGTGCTGTGCGCAGAACAAGAACTGGAAAGATCAGGACATGCTGAAAGTGACCTCGCCACAACGTTTTGCTGCCGATCAAGAGATCTCGCCAGCGCAATACGAGTGGACGGCTTTGAATGAGCGAGCACAGGCGCAAGCTTATGCGGACTTGGAGTGCATCTTTGAGCGTGTGTCCACTTGGCATCCACTTAAGTCTCGGCAGTTCCACATCAGCTTCGATTTGGCGCTGGCCGTGCAGCGCCTCTTTGAGCTGCAAGCACCTGCCACGGTGCTGCAGCTGTTCCTCTCCAAgatgagcaacagcagcgagaaGTTGGCGCTGGCGCAGCGAGTGAAGTGCATCAAGGCGGTGATTGATGCCATGGTTAGCttgaagcagcaacaggagctgcagcagctcaGGGAGTCGCTGCCCGAGAGATCCGAGGAGCAGTTTTACTGTGAGAACGCACTGAAGTCACTGCAAAGCAAGCGCTGGACAACGGACAATATTAAACTAAAACTTTAGGAAGCACaatcaattttgtataaatgtattttttatgaattttttgttaatcATATAACtctatttaaatgaaaactttgtatatattaaataattgcaaatcaCAATTcgaatatcaatttaaaaaatggtgTTGACTCTGTTATCAGATTATCCCTCCATCCCAAGTCAGGATCGGTCCGTCCTTGTggtgtatttattgtatagtgtttttgttatttgtttgtttatttttattgagtgAACAAAAAGCGTTTCGAATAATTAAAGCCAATAGCAAACAAAGcactacaaaattaaattctttaaacaatttgtttgccttaaatatttatcttaaATAACATCGCTATAAAagctatttatataaatatgcgcAGAGAACCGCAAACAACAATTATGTAATTAAGTATaaacatgtgtgtatgtgtgtgtgtgtgggcgggtaatagataatagattaatggtataataatcataatatgtattatttacttatgcatatgtattatatgggtgtgtgtgtgaaaaatgACGCCAATATTGATCTTTCTTTGGTCTATTTGTGGATCGGTATCTGGGGATCTGCTAGAACTCACAACAAATCTTTTAAAA
It encodes:
- the LOC117573902 gene encoding zinc carboxypeptidase, producing the protein MYLHPLLLLLTVLVPTAWAANFCTKSSQCALGVDSSSTSATTNVPVQARYDYTRIYNVELATAEQVKLFQSLEAASDSCSFMGHARAPGQKLTIMVAGQKVADFDDLLHSYNVSHRILNYNFQELIDASYAEVAPNNTPAAEFDWKRFFQLESIYGWLEKQAQDHPGVVTVLDLGSSTQGLPIKGVRIAFGLENVTSVFVESGIHAREWIAPATATYFIDQLLHATDPAVKSLARSHNWFIFPAVNPDGYQYTFNGDRMWRKNRNLFGICRGVDLNRNFPLSWNSTGASGNPCHYDFSGPSAASEVETQRIIQFLEARAESDRVRTYLALHSYSQLIMFPYGHSAERVENYSDLKEIGQKASDRIKEISGRVYKSGSIYETIYPSSGGSKDWAHGQLKIPITFTFELRGPPESEELFILSAKEIEPTAREAFAAVQTILDEAAKRGYYQ
- the LOC117573901 gene encoding vacuolar protein sorting-associated protein 16B — its product is MDSQFDNADEHYWNRSSRAAFSFDDDDDDIDVADGHGAARASAGHTKLSTKHENNAIFNDDTISEASFDNSAALGTLNHLSIKAILSDEALQLVLQEQTLDDHVMPKGVTPEEELKLLRRQIQSTLYSPNLEATTQKLLHGKVAPLEMFKSLLEKQQLLDKALANGGDAVIGVLLFLKRTLNTTQFHGILEQRPKALEHYLSYLRQSGDLSSYIETLQRFGRHQEAALQQFQAAMACSGIAARKQQLQRLIDAYAKAGVGVIPLYEQVFHAALKLQLLQEKEGLTHQFGEHATPIELLYVCCAQNKNWKDQDMLKVTSPQRFAADQEISPAQYEWTALNERAQAQAYADLECIFERVSTWHPLKSRQFHISFDLALAVQRLFELQAPATVLQLFLSKMSNSSEKLALAQRVKCIKAVIDAMVSLKQQQELQQLRESLPERSEEQFYCENALKSLQSKRWTTDNIKLKL